In the genome of Succinivibrio dextrinosolvens, the window CTCAGCAATGATCCTTTGTTAGCACAAAATGAACTTGCTCAGTTTGTAACAGATAATCCTAATGTAAATTTTGCAGAGCTTGATGACAAGAACAAAGATAAAGTTTATGTTTTAATGACTCTGCTTGCACAAACTACAGTACAAGCACTAAATAAAGGTGTTATGACAGCCATTGAGCCTAATAGAAAAGGTCCTTTAATTGAGACCAGCGGTGCGAAGGATGAAAGAAATGAAACATACTCTTTCACTTTGCAGAAAGATGAAAGAAGTAAATATCCTAATTTATCTGTGAATTATTCCAGTAATTTCTCTGTGTTAAATACTAATGGCGAAAATGCTCAGACTATAATGACGGCTCCACAGAGTAAAATTATAACTTCAGTTTCGTTTGATCTACCACCGCAATTTTTTGAGAAGATCTCAGGAATGAATCTTGATGAATATCCTTCTGACGAAATTAATAAGGTTCTCAGTAACAAGGGTGAATATAAAGACATCAGCAATAAATATGATGTTGTCTCTGAGAAAATAACTCAAGAATTTACTGTTGACCCACTCATGAGTTATGCCGGCCTAAGATTGGAATTAGTACACTAGTGTATCGTCTCAATCATATTTTTAGTTAACCTGCAGATCTGCTCTGCAGGAGATCTTTAAAAACTCGACCTATTTTATCTGGGACTTCTTCTGTCTAAGCTGATCTCTTAGTTCCTGATTACGATCTATATCAGGGTAGAGGCTCTTAAGTTTAATTCTTGAAGTCTCATTACTGAACTGCCAGTTTATTTCTGTTGGAGCACTGTTATATGCCTCATTCCAGGCTTTAAGCTCTGCTCTTAAGGTTTCTATATCAGGAATTCTTCGGTTTAAACACTCTCGTGTCATGATGTTGATGCCAATCTCTGCAATATCAAGCCAGCTGCCATGTTTTGGTGTGTAATGAATTTCAAGTTTCCTTGCAATTCTACGAGCTTCCTCTGGAGGAAAGGCTTTATATAGTGATGCAGTGTTATGAGTGTTTAGGTTATCCATTACCAGAATAATCTTTTCTGCATCAGGATTAACTTCATCTACCAGAAATTTAACCTTTTCAGACCAGTCAATTGCTGTTCTGGTTGGTTCTACCGCATGAATAATCTTTCCTGTATGAGGCTGAATAAAACAGAATACGCTTACGGTGCCGTTTCTGATGTATTCATCATCAATCCTGGTAATATCTCCTGGTCTCATTGGCAATGGTCTTCTGGATTCATCCAGGAGCTGAAAAGGCTTTTCATCCATACACCACAGAGGATACTTTTCATCATATGGCTGCTGATATACATCCAGTACATCTTCCATTGCTGCAACAAATTCAGCATCAGCCTGAGGGGGAATACACCAGTATTCACTCAGATGTGGTCTTAAATCATTTTTCTGCAAAATACGTCCTGTGGTTGAGCGGCTAAGTTTTGTTTCTAAAATGACTGCCAGTTCCTCTTCAAGAAGCGTAAGCGTCCATCTAACTCTTCCTTCAGGGGCCTTGGTACAGGCTTTTGCAATAACCTTTGCCTGTATATCTCCGGTAGCTTTAAGATTAGCTACATCTGAATTAGGATTTCTCCTTGGGTTTAAGGCTGCAACAGGACCATCTTTACAGAATTTACTTAATGTATCGATTACAGTTGGAACTGTTACCCCAGAACGTTCAGCTATCTGCTGATAAGTTGAAGGACCACTCTTTGATTCGTCGGCATTAAGCAGAATTGTACAACGAGTTCTCCTGTTTGTTGAGTTAGTGCGCCTAAGGATTTTTCTTATAGCTTTTCTTCCTTCAGTCTCTAAAGAGATGCGGTAAGCTCTCTGACGTGCCATTATTAAGCCTTAAACAGAGGAGTTCTGATTGTTGAGCAGAAAATCCTTTAGTTCAGTAACTTCAGATTGAAGTTCAGCTATAACCTTTTCAATTGAGGCTATTCTCTTAAGAGCTGAATCAATGTCTAAAGCAGATGAATTGATAGACTTAGAATTAGATACTCTATTAGGCTCAAGAACCTTTTGAGGTCTTCCTCTGCTCCCGGTTTCAATAATGCTATCAGTTACCGGATCATACTTTCCGATACATTTTCTTTTTTGGACTTTCTTATTTTTAGTTTCATCAAAGACGTAAGTAGTATCATAGACATACCAAGTATTGGTGTGCTTGTTATATGATTTTGTAATGGACATATTAAAATCCTTATGCCAAATAAACTAAATATAGTTTAGCATAAGTATATAATTTGTCAATAAATATTTAGTTTATTTAGTGTTATTTTAATATGATTATGACAATAAATAGGTCAAGTTTTTAAAGAGCTCCTGCAGAGTTGATCTGCAGGTTAACTAAAAATATGATTGAGACGTTACACTAGCCAAAATAACATATTGTTTTTTCTTAAAACTTCAATATTATCTTCATAAATAAATTCATACGATTCTTTATCATCACTTCTTAAATAGTACCAATATTCCAGATTTTGCATAAACCATCTGGTTCTGTTTAACTTAGAAAAAAGAATCGCAATATTACAAAAGTCATCTGATTCATTATGGCCCAAATATCTTCTTGTGCCTTCTTCATCAAATGCATCAAGACCATATTTTTTAAATAACTCATCTAAGGTATAGTTATAATGTGTCGCGCCACATTAAACTTATACTCAAAAAAGATTAGTCCTGAAAATATTCACATTTTTTATGATAAAAGTATGCTAAACGCGGTTTTCCACTGATTTACAGCTATAGTTCGGTATTTTTTAGACTATAATCAAAAAATGAATAAAATATTATATTTTTTTCTTTACGTTTATACCTACGTATTATAATCTTAATACTATAATCTAAAAAAGGATTGAAATATGAGCTTAACTCAAGCAAAACTACTGTTTTCTGATATGACAAAAGCACTTAAGATGTCAGAAGGTACTTTAAATGATCAGGGCATGTGTCGCATTGTATTAAAAGATAAATGGATGCCTGCGATTAATTTCTGTTATTTAGATAGTACTGATGAACTTCTAATTTTTTCAGCAGTCGGAATCCTTGAAGGAAAAATTGAAACCGAAGTATTTAAAGCTCTATTCTATAGACAGTTCCTTTTTGATAAAAGTAATAGTGTTACCTATGCGCTTTCTCCTGATAACAATGCATTAACTGCTCAGTTAAAATTGCCGGTGGGAGTTTTGAGCGTTAATGATTTTGCTTGTGCTGTAGAAAAATTTGCTAATGAGGTGGCTTACCTTAGAGTTACATATTTTAGCAAAGACAGCAAAGGTGCTATAGAAGAAAAACATCCGTCAGTCATTGCTTTTGCTGGCGGGCTGATGGGATAAGTAGCAATTTAAATTTTGAAGTATGTGAGGTAAGGAGTTTAACATGTCAGATCCTATTTCAGGAAATAACGTCTCCAATAACGGCAACCAGTTTTTAAATCCTAATCAGATAGATGATGAAGACTTTGAGATAACAGGCGCAGATGGTGTTCCTGCTAAGGTCTCATCTCCAGAAGATCCAGATGAAGATTTTGTGATTACAACATCAGTTAAACCAAATGGGAATGAAAGTAAAAAGGCAAATTTAACAGATGCATTTGTAATCGAGAAATTTAATCTGCCGGAAAAAACTGCTAATATACTAAATAATATCCGACAGCAAAAACCTTCAAGTGGTTTCTTCAATACACTCGGAAGAATGATCCTTAAGGTAGTCAACTTATTTAAAGGCGTATCAAATTCTTCTATACTTTCCACTCCTCAGAAACTTGATGAGCTAAGAGGAATAAAGACTCAGACTCCTTTGCCAACACCAAAGCAGTCTAATGCAGAGCCATATTCTATGACAACAGATCAGCTGTCAAGACTGGCCGGCTTGGGCGCAGGAACAAAAATCGAGCCATTTGGAGGGGCCGGAACAAATAATACAAACCTTAATAATGTGCTGTTTGGAGATAAAGGCATTCCAACACTAAGCGATATTAAGCAAGATCCAGAATTTCAGGACTGTTGGTTTCTATCATCAATTACATCTGTTTTAAGCACACAGGGACCTGATGCGATTCTCAGACTGTTTGAGGAAAGCGATACTCCAAATCATATTCATGTAAGACTAGGAGAGAATACCTATGACGTTCCACTTGGAAAAATTGTAGACGGGAATGGTAACAAATTTGGCAGTAACAGTGCCAACTGGGTTGTTGCTTTAGAGAATGCGATGCTGATGCATCTGGGAATATCCTTTACTGATACAGATTCAAAAGCAGCTGAAAAAAATCTTAAGATGGCCTATCGTTCAGCAGGAGATGGATTAACTGCTTTATTAGGCTGCTCTTTTCAGCATCGAATTGATATAAGATCTCTACCAATGTCGAGCAAGGAAACGCTATCTCTGATCAGAGACAAACTTGATAAACATCTTCCTGTTGTTATCGGACATAATTCTAAAACAACCGCACTTGCAGATGGAATTTCTCCGGAGCATGCTGTGACCGTTCTTGATATAGAGAACAATAACAAGTTGGTCGTTCTGGATCCTTATGGGGAAGTTAAAAAGATTCCTGTATCTTCACTTAAAAATTACACAATCTCAACTACTGAAGACTACACTGAACACCAGAAAATTGTTAACGGAAGAAATGAGATACCTGCACCAAACTATGACGAAAAGGATGACGATGATTTCTAATAACTGAAATAACCTCTTGGATTATCTTGGTTTTTACAATGGAAGACTACAGATAGTCCGAGGATTATTTCTATATGGAACAATTTAGAAAAATTGCAATAAAAAAACCGTAACTACTCAGAACGGTAGCATAAGCCAAAAATTGTTTTGAGTATTTTGACTGACTTTTACAGTCAGATTGTTCTTTTAGAATTTACATTGTGAATTGTCTCACATTCCTAATCAAAATGCTTTTTTCTTTGCATTTACCAGGAATAGCCCATATTGCTCATATAACGCGAATACAGCGATGTTGTTTTGAAGTGCTTTGTTTTGTCATTTTGACTGCTAATCGATCTGTAGCGATCTGCTCAGATCCTTCTCGATCGTTTTGAAGCACATGGTGTACCTCTGATTTCTATGACGAAAAGTGCTGAAATTCAGGATGTTATAATTACATCAGTAATAGTAACAATCAGGGATTTGCTGTGGATTTAAAGGAACTGAAAAAGCAGGTAGACAAAATAACATTGGAGCTTAAGAACAAAGCTTCAGACGAACTGTCGCCTTTAATTGAATCACAGTCAGTTCTGATAAATGTAATTCTGGAAATGAGCACAGGTATTCTATCTCAGAATGAAAGACTTACAACAACAATTGTTGATTTGCAGGAAAACATAAAAGAGCTGCGCAGACAGTTGAATATGGATTCCCATAACAGTTCAAAACCACCATCAAGTGACGGTTATAAGAAGCCAAATAAGGCAAGAAGTCTGAGAAAGCCAACAGGCAGAAAGCCAGGTGGGCAGAAATGACACAGTGGAGCGAACATGGAGGTACCTCATAAGCCTGATGAGGTAAAGAAACATCAGCCCAATAAATGTATGACCTGTCCACATTTTGCCTCATGCGTTGCAAACGGAAATGTATTTGAGTGCGGGGAAAAGAGATTTATTGTTGAAGCAGTTGTAACCACAAAGGTAATCGAGCATCAGAGTCTAAAGGCAGTAGCCTGTCCATGTGGCGAAAGCAAACTTAAAGGAGAATTCCCTGAAGAGGTTAAAGCCTATGTTCAGTATGGAGATAGCTTTACTGCAATGGCTGGACTTCTAAGCACCTTTGGTGCAGTAAGTACAGATAGAATTCAGACTATCATTGATGGAATGTTTAGTGTAACTCTGTCAGAGGGCACCATCTGTTCAATGGTAGAAAAATGCGGACAAAAGGTAACACCGATAGTAGAGAAAATCAAAGAACTGCTGATTGGCTCTTCTGTTGTTAACTTCGATGAAACCGGTGTCAGAGTCGAAGGCTCTACACAATGGGTACATAACTCATCCAATGCCAAATATACCTACCTTACCGTCAATAAGAAACGCGGCCAGGAAGGTATAGAGGATAACGGAGTAATTCAGAATTTCGGTGGAACTGCAGTCCATGACTGCTGGGGCGCCTACTGGAAATTCAAAGATATTCTCCATGCTGTCTGCTGCGCTCATCTGTTAAGAGAACTTATAGCCAACATTGAGAATAATCCAACTCATGTATGGGCCGAAAGACTCAAGACTCTGCTTATAACCATGAAAACCGCAAAAGAACAGGCTATAGAAGAAGGTAAAACAGAGTTAAGAGAGAATCTAATAAAAGCTCTTGAGCATGAGTATGACGAAATTATGGCTTATGCCAATATGGAATGTCCACCTCCGGATAAGATAGAGCCTAAAAAACGAGGTAAAAAGAAGAAAGGCAAAGAAAGAGCCTTAATAGACAGGCTGATTAAGCTTAAGAATTCGGTGTGCCTGTTTATACATAACTTCCTGGTTCCGTTTGATAACAATCAGGCGGAGAGAGACTTACGCAATGTAAAGACTAAAGCAAAGGTTTCAGGATGTTTTCGTACAAAGGCTGGAGCTCAGACCTACCTGAAGATTACATCCTATCTCAGCACCGTCAAGAAGCATGGCATAAATGCATTCGAAGCATTGGCTCTCGCTTTCAAAGGCGAAACTGAGAAAGTTTTAATTTAATAGTGGTTCTGTGCAGTTACAATAATTTTTTCTTAAAGATTTGTGACAGATGATCCATAAAAAAGTGTTTATTAAAAAATACATATCACTATAATATTTCTTCACATTGTAGTTAAATTTTTCCGTGAAGATTTTGAATTAGTCGTAGCGGTATGAAGGAGTTTTCATGACTGACGCTGTTATCTCTGAGTCTGAGATTAAAGATTTAATGACAGAAATGGCAAAGGTTTCTACAGATAACCTGAAGAGAATCTTTTCAAGTGCCCCTGCCAGCAAAAGCTGGGAGGAAATCGAGGAGAGACTGTCTAAAGGAGAACTTCTCAAAGATATCTGCGAGCTTACCGATGAGTACATGGAAGCTTCCTATAAGGATGCCAGAGAGAAACTGGATAATTCCGATTTTGATGGTGCCAGAGAGATTTTCTACAATCTCTGTCTTTTTGATCAGAGCAAGCCTAAATACTGGGGTGGTCTTGGCAAATGCTGTGAAAAGCTTAAGCAGTATAAGGAAGCCATAGAAAGCTACAAGATGCTGACACTGGTAACCAATGCCGCAGAACCTCTTCCTTATTTATGTCTTGGCTTCTGTCATCTTAAAAATAACGATAAAAAGAGTGCACTTGAAGTTTTAGAAGAAGGAAAAGAGCTGTGTGATCCATACGATCAGGAGCAGAGCCCTTTGCTTGAGCAGTTTGAGAACTTAATTGCAGTTTGTAACAAATCTCTACTTTCGCAGTTAAATATTAACTGAAAAATTGTTAAAACTCCCGATACACTTGGGATGTAGCTCTTTAATAAATTATACAAATATCTGACAGATTATTTTTGGGAGAAGTGTCTGATTTTTAAGGATTTTTTCTGAATTGATGGTGATTTTCTGTTATAATTCAAGGTGTTAAATCAAATAGAAATCACAACAAGGAAATCACCGATGTCTATTCTACAAAATTTCTCTGCTAAATCACAGCCTGTTATTAACCCTCTTAATAAGTTTTTTAAAAAACTTCAGTTGAAAAGATGTATTACAAGAGCTGGATTTAAGAAAAAACGTGGACCTTCTGCCAATGACATGATTGTTGGAGCTATCTCCTCTGGTTTTATTGCGGAGAACCTTCATGCTGCAGCAACCTCTTCTGCAAGTAAGATTCTTCCTGTATGTGAGTCATCTATGTATAGATTCATGGAAGGAACTAATGGCAATTGGGAACAGCTGTCACTTAATATTGCCCATGAAGCCTACAAGAAAATAGATTCTCTCAATTCGAGCAGAGAAAAGAGTAGATACTGTTTCGTCTTTGATGATTCCATTCTTGAATATCCTAAGGCAAAGAAGATGGAGCTCTGTACATGGACTTTCGATCATAATGAAGGTTGTTCTGTACGAGGTTATTCTTGTCTACAGATGGGATGGACTGACGGAGAATCCTATCTGCCACTAGGTTCAAAACTTCTTGCTTCCGATGAAGAGAGTGAGTCTTTTCAGAAAAAACATACTCAAAAAGCCTGCCCTGATGCTATTTGTAAAACAGGTCTGGACAAAAGAACACACGCCTCACAAATTAGAACCGAGGCAGAAGAACGAACTAAGCCCGAACTTGTTGTCAGCTGGATAAAACGTGCTATAAAAAACGGATTTAAGGCAAGCTATGTCCTATTTGATTCCTGGTTCAATTACGAGTCTCTGCTAAAAAATATTACCCCTTTAGGTTTACATGTTATTGGAATGCTGAAGCAGGACCATCGTAAATATTACCTGCTAAATAATCGCGGCAAGGCCTCTGAATACAGGACATTACAAAGTATTGCAGAGAAAATGAAGGTTAACTCATCAAAGAGAAAAACTACGAAAATTAACAATGCGATTCTGTTCTCTGTAAAAGTTGTTGCTGCGACAGCAAACGAGAAAGTCTCTGAAGGTATCAAGCTGAAACTTGTCTTTGTCAGCAACCGTAACAATCCAGATGATTTCGTGGTTATTGCATCAACAGATCTCACTTTATCCGATGAGCAGATTGTTAAATACTACTCAAGAAGATGGAAAATTGAGGTCAATTTTGAAAATCAGAAACAGTATCTGGGATTAGGCTCTGAATCAATTTCAGTTAAGTTTGATAACCTTGCGGCTTTTGCCAATCTCTCTTGTATAAGAGCTTCTTTCCTGGAGTTCAAAAGGAGAATCGAATCTGATGTTAGAGCTATTGGCGCTCTTGGAAAATGTGTACAGGAGCAAATTAGGGAAATGCCTATAGCACAGAGTTTACTAATTCTCATTGCTTCGATAAGAGCTCTTCCAGAAGTTCTTGCTAGAAAGAAGATCATAACGGATGAACAGATAAAAGCTGTTAGAAAAGAAATCTCATCACTAATCAGGAACTGGTTCAGCGGACTAACCTGTTACGTTGTTGAATTTATAAACCGCTGGAAAACGGAGTTTAAAGATTTAATTCCAGTCAAAACCATATAAATTCAGGCAAGACAGATATTTGTATAATTTATTAAAGAGCAAACTTCCCGAGTTTATCGGAGTTATATAACATTCTGCAGTACAAAATTAACTGCGAAAGTAGAGTAACAAATAAGATTTAACAATTAAAATTTTTAAATGAGGTAGGTATGTCAGATAGTATTGGATCCATTTCAAACAGACCAAGTAATGTTAGTGACGTCAGTGGTGCTGATAATCAGAACCGCATCGAAGAAGATATCATTGATAAGCAAACAAGTAAGATTCAGGATGAATTAGCTTCTCAGGATAATATTGAGAAATTAAGTACTGATAAAAAGCCAAGTAAGGTTGGTCGAATAATATCCAGAATAGCTGGAGGAATACTGCTTGCTGCAGGTCTTGCCGCAGCAGCTACAGCTACAGTAGTATCCTTAGGTGTAGCTCCAGCCGTAATCGCAGCAGCTGCAACTGCAATCGGAGGAGTTTTAGGAACATCTATCGCGGCAGGTGTAACCGGAGCTGCCGGTATCGGCTGTCTTGTTGGCAGTTTTGTCGGCTGTCGCAGTGCCGAGGCATTTGTTGAAGGACAGCACTCAAAGCACAATACTAATGACAACCTGGCTATGATAACAAATGGAAAGGTTACTGCTAAAGCACCAAATACGGTTCAGGTTGAAACTTTTTCTGGTTTACGTCGAGCCTTTAATGTTGATGATAAAGCTGCTGAATATGGCGAATTTGAAATTGTCCAAAAAAATTTTTCCATAGGCAAACTAATTACAAAAGTCGGTTGTGCCGCCTTTAGTCTGACTAAATTAAACGACATTACATATGCAATGGATGTAAAAGATCCAAATCATCCAAAGCTGTTAGATCCTGACCATGAAGATGCGCTTAAACCCGAGTACATTACAGGTTATGTAAAAAATGTAATTAACCTGTGTAAAGGCACATCCACTGAATTTTCAAGAGAGAATGTTGCTCTTATAAGATATGCATTAAGTTACTGTTTTGAGCATCCAGATATAATGGGAAGTCATGCTAACAGAATACCTGCATTCCACAATGAATCTTTTATTAACGAGCTTTCTGGTTTTGTTCAGAATGAGATGAATGCCATTAAAAATAGCGATAAAGAGGAAGATATTGAAAATTACAATCTAATGTCTATTTTTAAGGCTGCATTAAGACTTTCTGAAGAGGATATAGCCAAACTGGCAGAACTTGATAAACAAAAGCCTGCTCAGAATGATGACGAATAGCTTCATTCAGAATCAGAGGTTGTTATCCTGAAATAGTAGCGTGGAGCGTCTGTTTCCTTTGGGTTAACAGAATAATTTCAAAGGAAAATCTAACTTCACGCTAATTTTCCAAGTCTTTGCTCAAATCTGTAGTTTGTTTTCTTGTAAGGATGAGTACGAAGACTTTAAAAATATTAGTTCTTGCAACTGCTGTATGCAGTTTTTCTTCTTTAGCCGCAGATAATGCATCAAAAGATGAGTCATTGGGAGACAAAATGTCCGCAATTGGCTCAAATATACAGAAGAAAGGTGCAAAGGTAGGAGAGAAAATCTCTGATGGTGTTGTTTGCACCAAGGATAAGGTAGCTGATGGCTATGACTACACTAAAGGTAAGGTTGTACGTGGCTATGACTGGACCGCTGATAAGGTAAAAAAAAGGCGCAAACTATAGGTTTTTATAGATCAAAACTAGCGGATTCTACATATAGCTTACATTCAATAAGTCTGTAAAAATGGATGTTCTCTTTAATGAGGCTATTAAAGAAGGAATTCTCCTAAATCCTGGTGATATCTATGATTTCAAGGACAACAACTCCATCAGACTTTCCTATGCCTATATAACAGAAAAAGAATTTGAAAGCGGCGTTATGAAATAAAAGAAAATCTATGAAGGAACAATAAGCCGATAGCTGTTTTAGCCATAAAATGTGCTTTAGACTCCATTTTCTCGTGTATATATCATCGATAATCTTTATTTTTTTTCAATTTTCTTTCAGTTGATTTTTTTTTTAGCTATAGATCAAAATATTAGAAAATCGTAGTTTCAAAAACTATAAAAATAATATATCTTAGCGTCCTTATTATTGGAATGTGGAGTTATGTATGACGATATTTGAATCGCTTATAAACGATTTTGCTAAAGCTACGGGCCTTAAGCTTGAGATTGATGAAGGAAATTCATGTGCACTTGAGACAGATGGTCTTATTGTTGTGATCCAGTATCGTCAGAAAAAAGACGATTTAGTGATTTTTGCACCTGTAACAGATCCTGACAGAGTATCTCTTCTATCAAAGGAGCTTTTAACCAGGGCTCTTGCTCTTTCATTCAACGGAGAGGAAACCGGTGGTAATTATCTCGGCCTTTCTGAAGGTTCTCTGATTCTCTCACGAGTTGTACCAATTGAAAATCTTGACCACAATAAGCTAGCAACTATTCTGCTTTCTTTTTCAGAAAGTGCTCTGTATGTAAGAGATCGTCTTTCAGATAGTTCTCAGGATTTTACGGATGAAAACCTAAGTGACGAAAGTGTGTTCCAGTCACTTGAGGAAAATCACGCTCTTTCCGTTTAGCCTGAATATTACGGAGGTTAGTATGACAGTTACAATCAATAATATTGATGCAAATAAATCATATTATTTATCTTCTGACGGAAGCATCAAGGAAGCTGGTTTCGGTCAGAAATTTAAATGTTTCTTCAATATTGGCAATGCGAGAAGCAAGGTAAGTAATCTGGTTTTAGTTGTAAAACATAATCTGCTGCTGTCCTCTAATCTTGTCAGAGATGAGAATCTTGATAATAAACTTCAGACTCTTGATTTAAAGTCGAATTTAAAAGGCTCCGATATTCAGGAGGTTATTAAAGATTTTAAGGCTGTAAATGGAGAGAAATTAAACAAGTCCAAGGCTAAAAGAATTACAAATAATCTTGTAAGTAAAACCATAGAATCTCTCGTTAAAGACGGCAAGGTTGATAGCAGAGCAACCATGGCACTGGAAATTTTCCTGTTAAATAGCCTGAAATCCCTGTCTAAAAAAACATTGCCAATGAAGCAGTCTGGAAAAAATCAGATCTTTGATGAAAACAAATTCAGCGCAGAGATAAAGTCAAAGCTGTTTGAAACGACAAATCTGATTAAACATGTAGCGCTTAATAAAGTTGCAGGCGGCAAGCTGAGCAATTTCTATATTGATTACATGGGAAGCAGGCTCTATGATTCAGAAGGAAATCGTACTGCCTTTAAAGCTAATGAACTCAAGGATCTTGAAGCTGCTAAAAAGGAATATATCTGCTCTAAACTTAAATCAGCTCAGATTGATGTTAATTCTGAAAAAACACAGAAAGCAGTTGAGCTTTTGATTAACAAGACCAAAGATAACCACGCACTTACAGATCTCGCTATATATAACAGTTTTGCCTGTTTGATAAATGGACAGAATCAGCTGAGATCTCTTGAGCAGATTGAAGAGAATATCGAAGGAATAAAATCTAATTTCAGGGAATTTGATGCTGTCGGAGATGAACTTCATGGCATGAGAAAGACCGGACTTCGCCTGATGAATTTCCTTGAAGGCAAGAATTACTTCCCTGAAGGCTATATTACCAATCTGATAAACATGGCTAAGCATGTTGATCTGACACCATTCAAGAATCTGAATGCAAAATCCAGTATTGCAGATTTACATAAGGCTATGTTCAATCTGAATAATGCCATGTCTGAGGCAATGCTGAAAGCAGGTAGTGATGAAGACTTTAAGAATATTCAGAATGACAGAAATCATTTTATGGCTACCAAGGACCTTTTCCAGACAGCCGTCTTACTCAGACTATCTCCAAATGAAAGAGAGAATGTAAAAAAAGGTCTTGAAAACGTAAACTTTGCAAAGTTACAGGCTATATACAGTGCTTATCACAACGATAAAACTCTGTTTTCTTCTCTAAACAGA includes:
- a CDS encoding type III secretion system chaperone, coding for MSLTQAKLLFSDMTKALKMSEGTLNDQGMCRIVLKDKWMPAINFCYLDSTDELLIFSAVGILEGKIETEVFKALFYRQFLFDKSNSVTYALSPDNNALTAQLKLPVGVLSVNDFACAVEKFANEVAYLRVTYFSKDSKGAIEEKHPSVIAFAGGLMG
- a CDS encoding IS4 family transposase; the protein is MSILQNFSAKSQPVINPLNKFFKKLQLKRCITRAGFKKKRGPSANDMIVGAISSGFIAENLHAAATSSASKILPVCESSMYRFMEGTNGNWEQLSLNIAHEAYKKIDSLNSSREKSRYCFVFDDSILEYPKAKKMELCTWTFDHNEGCSVRGYSCLQMGWTDGESYLPLGSKLLASDEESESFQKKHTQKACPDAICKTGLDKRTHASQIRTEAEERTKPELVVSWIKRAIKNGFKASYVLFDSWFNYESLLKNITPLGLHVIGMLKQDHRKYYLLNNRGKASEYRTLQSIAEKMKVNSSKRKTTKINNAILFSVKVVAATANEKVSEGIKLKLVFVSNRNNPDDFVVIASTDLTLSDEQIVKYYSRRWKIEVNFENQKQYLGLGSESISVKFDNLAAFANLSCIRASFLEFKRRIESDVRAIGALGKCVQEQIREMPIAQSLLILIASIRALPEVLARKKIITDEQIKAVRKEISSLIRNWFSGLTCYVVEFINRWKTEFKDLIPVKTI
- a CDS encoding IS630 family transposase, encoding MARQRAYRISLETEGRKAIRKILRRTNSTNRRTRCTILLNADESKSGPSTYQQIAERSGVTVPTVIDTLSKFCKDGPVAALNPRRNPNSDVANLKATGDIQAKVIAKACTKAPEGRVRWTLTLLEEELAVILETKLSRSTTGRILQKNDLRPHLSEYWCIPPQADAEFVAAMEDVLDVYQQPYDEKYPLWCMDEKPFQLLDESRRPLPMRPGDITRIDDEYIRNGTVSVFCFIQPHTGKIIHAVEPTRTAIDWSEKVKFLVDEVNPDAEKIILVMDNLNTHNTASLYKAFPPEEARRIARKLEIHYTPKHGSWLDIAEIGINIMTRECLNRRIPDIETLRAELKAWNEAYNSAPTEINWQFSNETSRIKLKSLYPDIDRNQELRDQLRQKKSQIK
- a CDS encoding DUF6444 domain-containing protein — its product is MDLKELKKQVDKITLELKNKASDELSPLIESQSVLINVILEMSTGILSQNERLTTTIVDLQENIKELRRQLNMDSHNSSKPPSSDGYKKPNKARSLRKPTGRKPGGQK
- the tnpC gene encoding IS66 family transposase, coding for MEVPHKPDEVKKHQPNKCMTCPHFASCVANGNVFECGEKRFIVEAVVTTKVIEHQSLKAVACPCGESKLKGEFPEEVKAYVQYGDSFTAMAGLLSTFGAVSTDRIQTIIDGMFSVTLSEGTICSMVEKCGQKVTPIVEKIKELLIGSSVVNFDETGVRVEGSTQWVHNSSNAKYTYLTVNKKRGQEGIEDNGVIQNFGGTAVHDCWGAYWKFKDILHAVCCAHLLRELIANIENNPTHVWAERLKTLLITMKTAKEQAIEEGKTELRENLIKALEHEYDEIMAYANMECPPPDKIEPKKRGKKKKGKERALIDRLIKLKNSVCLFIHNFLVPFDNNQAERDLRNVKTKAKVSGCFRTKAGAQTYLKITSYLSTVKKHGINAFEALALAFKGETEKVLI
- a CDS encoding type III secretion system chaperone; the protein is MTIFESLINDFAKATGLKLEIDEGNSCALETDGLIVVIQYRQKKDDLVIFAPVTDPDRVSLLSKELLTRALALSFNGEETGGNYLGLSEGSLILSRVVPIENLDHNKLATILLSFSESALYVRDRLSDSSQDFTDENLSDESVFQSLEENHALSV